The nucleotide window caacacaacatggggccacgaacgtatCATCTGTATAGATGTAGGATTTGCAATCAATAATATACTCAATTGCCCTTCACTATCAAAGTCTgtccaaactacataattatgctctgtggccatataaagacagtgttgaagaggagtcctaccattcatctcttctctccttattaactgtcttacattataaatttgattcatactagcaaaaaaactAGGAAAATTCCTTCTAATTAAAGTCATTATAAACGCcggttgcatgccagttgcactaAGTTCTCATATGTGCTGCCTAATATCGACAatcatcctatttactcttatttgaccatctctgtacaccaagagCAGGTGGTTATGTCTTTttttttcaccaggaaacactcttACCGTTCAAGGTCTTtcccctggtttacgactacttcctaaaatcataaatttacacccacaatgCCCTAGTTTTAAAACCAGGTCGGGCaacattgtctaagttatgcaaatcaccccttatATTACCATAGCAGTGACATCTTAATGCAAACTCACTCTAGAACAtccttccttttgtttatatgaagcacgtgtaaattgaaaatcaattcttagtgctatctcatcagcccaaacatgtaaatcatctacagaatcaaattccctatcgataacaaatctatcagagtaatctacattatcccctaagttttcaaagtcttgcaaatataaatttattcttaataattaaatgattaaactatttaatatattaacaatatcaattagtttaataattcaaatttcaatatattaacaatatcaatacaaaaatatgaaataaaaaattttactaaataaaatacatatatgaaataaaataaattaaaataacataaataaatcatttaagtaaacacaaaaatatatataaatatataataaaataaaataatttactataatatttaataaataataataacttaaaaaaataatttccagAACcccccagtcgcacaaaaagtgcaaaTTGACCtaggaggagtcgcacaaaaagtgcgactcagcctaggtccagtagcactttttgtgcgactctccCTAGGTCTGCTCGTACATTTTGGGCGACTCGAGGGGGttctggaaatttttttttgaaaaatttcaaatcgatattacttaccgaatcgttatcatgctcgttTTGGTTCGCCATTGTTATTCGATGTACatttttagcttgtttaagttaacatagtgtttttagagaattttagagagatgttacaGTTTTTGAGTTCGAAAATTATGCAGGGGCAATCTtgaaaattcattatatatagggtgacgataaaatgaaaaaggtggcgataTTTAATAATACCCAACTTAAGTTATTCTAATAGTACTTCATAATTTAGAAATACtcctattattaattattaattaataaataaatacgtCAGGAATtaggataaaaaaattattaaattagaaACTTAGGCTGTTTAATGCtccattattttaatttttttgggttttttttttcaaagtcaCATGATGTTCTatgatatataaaaattagtcaAAATTATTGAGAACATGGTGTAAAtcatttttccttatttttattttttattttcaattaaaaaaaaacttttaactaaaatttcatATTTGAGGTGGAATTATTTTTAACCATGTACTTTTATCATTGGTTTTATAAACATTATGTTTAAGCATTTATTGAGTTCCTaagatcaaacaaaaattataagttaatcattcctttcaaaacaaaaattcacCCCCAATTTTCTCCAAtcttaattgttttcataaattgatttttggcataaaatcttTTGAAATTGATCAACAAAGAAGGTTGTTCATTACATTTCACACAAAAATCTCCTTCAAAAAATGATAGAGGGGGTTGGCATGCCAAATATAAGTCTACCCCTTCAAAACAaaagtcatcatcatcaatcaATATAATATTTCGCTTGAAAACAGAGTCCGTGTAAAAAAAGTGACGAACAATTCATACTCATACCtcttgaaaaacaaaagtttaaaCCAAAAACATGGATTTTACGGCGAGTAAAATATGCTGTTGTAATTATTTCGGACTATGTGGATCAACAACCAATGAAGACGAAGATTCATTTCATGCAAATGGAAATGTACAACATATCATGACGATTGAAGGTTGGGAAGAGACATTAAACCAAAACAATAAGGTAATTATAGCGTGTTTTAAGGCTTCATGGTGCGGACCTTGTAAGATAATGGAACCATTTTACGGAGATTTGTCACGAAAATATGTGTCCCTCTTATTCGTTAGCATTGATATCGATGATGTGCCAGACCTTAGTGAATCATTTGATATCCAAGCTACGCCTACGTTTTTCTTCTTCTTGGATAGGCAAGAGATCGACAAATTTGTTGGTTCAAACAAAGCAGACTTACAAAAAAAGATTGTTTCCGCTTCTGGATTGCAAGGTCGAGGAGATAACTAGAAATATGAATCAAAATGTGGATTTGGGGTTTGACAAGGTTCATGCATGTAATCACATATTttgttattaaatatatgttttacatAGATATGTAAGGATTATCAGATTTTTAGGATTAATCCTGAGTTTTAAAAGGTTCAAtcagaaatattaattttcggCCCCATACAATCCTCTAACAATTAACTAGTAAAAAGTCATTTTTCTAACATTTTCGAATGGGCGGGGAACATAACTCATTACCGACCCTTGCAAAGCATGTCCAAGTTTTGGGTATGTATGAAGTTTATTGATTAGGCAAAATGATCTTACGAGTTACGAATTCTAATCAAAATAATTGTGAAAGTATCAATTAATAACATCCAAACATTTTCTTATATAAGTTCGAAttctaatcaaaaataattgtGACAAGTTTAgctttttatttctattttgttattatttattattcacaTTATGCCTCGCTAAGCAATCGTCACAATTTAGTCCTTTATGATGACAATGACGAATTTGAGCAAGAAATGTAAGAAACACACTTCAATAATGATTACTCCTCCTTCCTTTGATTTTGGGTATTGTGTAGCAGTCAAGGTATCTagaataaaagagaaaatatagagtaaaaaTAATGAGATCATatcttaaatttaaaataagacaaattgaTTAAAACGAACAACCCTCGAATCAGAGCTCTTCGGCATGAAAGAGGCAAGTAACAATTAACAAccaagcttttttttttttttaagagaagGGGAAGACTAGATGATAATGGGATCGTGGACTTTGGTCGAGGAGCACTACTTGCTCCAATCGAGGCAAGACCCAATTTTTTCGCTACCAAGCAAACATTTACTTCTAGTACTTATACACGGAATACCGTTCATGAATCATGACTCAACAAGTTTGTATTGCAAGACTTTACAATTCCCACACAAAGCAATTACATGTTGTATAATGTAAAATCATGGTAATAGTAGCATATAGACATGTACTGATGAAGTACAAGTACTATTCAAATGGTGATTGCATTATGGTAAACTTATCCATGACTTCTTGGATCGGTGACTTGATGAACCCTTCTC belongs to Amaranthus tricolor cultivar Red isolate AtriRed21 chromosome 17, ASM2621246v1, whole genome shotgun sequence and includes:
- the LOC130803781 gene encoding thioredoxin H9-like translates to MDFTASKICCCNYFGLCGSTTNEDEDSFHANGNVQHIMTIEGWEETLNQNNKVIIACFKASWCGPCKIMEPFYGDLSRKYVSLLFVSIDIDDVPDLSESFDIQATPTFFFFLDRQEIDKFVGSNKADLQKKIVSASGLQGRGDN